In Flavobacterium sp. N3904, one DNA window encodes the following:
- a CDS encoding PKD domain-containing protein — protein MKLKYTLVFSIISFFITTGVFSQELSDQEIGFDVTATSLMLKEHGVKDQDLAREITLQREMQLFQYVEMKKVENGILQKIMDEQSAQVSTSHVANTAKTTFVDIPLTERDALIAFYNSTGGPNWTNTQSNNRVWNITNPSSDVSTWYGVSVSNGHIVSLNLDRNNLKGKLSDLNALTFLNSLSLNGNYNNFVGNSMPSWFTTMIGLNVLSIQGYGFTGPIQDLSALINLQYLDLMDNNFGGGTATMPSWLTGMVSLRNLSLVRCKFIGPLPNLSTLTNLEYLALAGNTFGATMPSWFNTMLSLRYLFLSNCNFTGKIPDLSPLTNLLYLELGNDFTFDIQPMPSWISKIVTLQSLFIGYCNLTGPIADLSRLTNLKFLTLSGNNFNSIIPSELYNLKKLENISLNSCNLKGEISVNIGNLTMLRYLAIYNNNLEGSVPLEINKLKNLNGFYLQNNKLSGVIPNFTALPLQQFMINDNKFRFLDFVNEFLAYKVKMPNTNNNPFYYSPQAKINTLETITKPSGQPVDLKMYAEGDTRYLSDDTYQWFKNGTAIAGATSRIYTIPSLLATDAATYLCRSYHASNPDMSPLVLEREPITLKVINCTPVAGTLKASAESPPVNASAIFSLETATTGLTYKWTFYDDTSGTIVKDGTQTAATASQSYSVPGSYLVRLEVTEANGCTTKFDKIVNVINSCVDSYSPNRNGSIKSPYPYGDYSGVILNKLTNLSFYSSSGSTSLSYQWNLLDSNNLVIASGNQAIFPITLTLAGDYKVTLRVSDATGCSSFVKNLKTRDANACIVPIDERNGYISDVNNSNKLLVNSATSIALVPSGYTPSGFTYKWDFVKLNGEIVLSGNQDTFSVTPNEIGDYKINLQIKDPNGCTTDYTRDYKVMDICSFSADDEQFSITTSDEYNLSNTYFVQINESKDFSANEYSGANIDNFTFKWSLLNPSGELVSTSTNDTFSAAFTIPGYYRIALELINKITGCKRLSAKEVGCLIGNSCTELNPKSVVVKDLLKNLIKKLLTRTIKGETDAQINASPTSPEFLALKQYITKGVGDNIYNYKYSKNEVSSVRPYAETIDFSFSPDRLSDIHLDFYWGISSYATYELSDEELSNRLDYDVFIDLTQYISSNDYLISCRVDMGGKNAQSAVRPNECREESEVRYIDFCPTDCTLAEGALKSTPQVLNANVNASFSLETVATNLTYDWTFYNLDNTTALAKATTALATQSFTAAGRYRVVLKVKDDKGCETPFETFTTVLPACTPITGVIKMSSGVTPTPTPNPTPVPTQSYWYQAVHPINHSGTDYVVYIDGNGIKQTYTLTRTESGDNAPCAEIIASSIVNHSGAVPCVLSCNEYEIAGGTNGRTVSFTNCDGMSQTVIVPAGDSLPVCSRMVIGGATLIGPCDAGSVVTPTPTPTPTPAPTALIGFSKVGVSESFPGNLYPNGGNFLYAIGHADIQLDGLGIVKGDSVTIEFQYYSSFTPTHYYNISYPGINSAFVPLPLYTPTRITIVYNGIDKTIGINLLSPFSQFLKSNKSGTASLSIVSVNGASMQIDTNNNSLQLISPATAGIGVTFKK, from the coding sequence ATGAAATTAAAATATACATTAGTTTTTAGTATTATAAGTTTTTTTATTACAACGGGGGTGTTTTCTCAGGAACTTTCTGATCAAGAGATTGGATTTGATGTAACTGCAACTAGTCTCATGCTTAAGGAGCATGGGGTAAAAGACCAGGATCTTGCTCGTGAGATTACTTTACAGCGGGAGATGCAACTATTCCAGTATGTAGAAATGAAAAAGGTTGAGAACGGTATTTTGCAGAAAATTATGGATGAGCAAAGTGCTCAGGTCAGTACAAGTCATGTTGCTAATACTGCAAAAACAACATTTGTTGATATCCCACTAACAGAGCGGGACGCACTTATTGCTTTTTACAACAGTACAGGAGGGCCAAATTGGACAAATACTCAAAGTAATAATAGGGTCTGGAATATCACTAATCCTAGCTCTGATGTATCGACATGGTATGGAGTTAGTGTAAGTAATGGACATATTGTCTCATTAAATCTTGATAGAAATAATCTAAAGGGAAAATTGTCAGATTTGAATGCTTTAACTTTCTTGAATTCTTTAAGCTTAAATGGTAATTATAATAATTTTGTTGGTAACAGTATGCCGTCTTGGTTTACAACAATGATTGGTTTAAACGTTTTAAGCATTCAGGGCTATGGTTTTACTGGACCAATACAAGATTTATCTGCCTTAATTAACCTTCAGTACTTGGATTTGATGGATAATAATTTTGGTGGAGGGACGGCAACTATGCCATCTTGGTTAACTGGGATGGTTAGTTTGAGAAACTTGAGCCTTGTTCGTTGTAAATTTATTGGACCATTACCCAACTTATCTACATTAACAAATTTAGAATACCTGGCTTTGGCTGGTAATACTTTTGGTGCTACCATGCCTTCTTGGTTCAATACCATGCTTAGTTTGAGATATTTGTTTCTTTCAAATTGTAATTTTACGGGAAAAATACCTGATCTGTCTCCATTAACTAATTTATTGTATTTAGAGTTAGGAAATGATTTTACTTTTGATATTCAACCTATGCCTTCTTGGATTAGTAAAATAGTTACGTTGCAATCTTTGTTTATTGGATATTGTAATCTTACAGGACCAATAGCGGATTTATCTAGATTAACAAATTTGAAATTCTTAACTTTATCTGGTAATAATTTTAATTCAATTATTCCTTCTGAGTTGTATAATTTAAAAAAGTTGGAAAATATTAGTTTGAATAGTTGTAATTTAAAAGGGGAAATTTCTGTTAATATAGGAAATTTAACAATGCTTAGATATCTAGCAATTTATAATAATAATTTAGAAGGTTCTGTCCCACTAGAAATTAACAAATTAAAAAACCTTAACGGCTTTTATTTACAAAATAATAAATTAAGCGGAGTTATACCCAATTTTACAGCTTTGCCGTTACAGCAATTTATGATTAATGATAATAAATTTCGTTTTCTAGATTTTGTAAATGAATTTTTGGCATACAAAGTAAAAATGCCAAATACTAATAATAATCCTTTTTACTACTCTCCCCAAGCTAAAATTAATACCCTAGAAACTATCACTAAACCATCTGGACAGCCAGTAGATCTCAAAATGTATGCTGAAGGTGATACACGCTATTTGTCAGATGACACCTATCAATGGTTCAAAAATGGTACTGCGATTGCTGGCGCAACCAGTCGTATATATACCATACCTAGCCTGCTGGCAACAGATGCTGCTACTTATTTATGTAGATCTTATCATGCTTCAAACCCAGACATGTCTCCATTAGTCTTAGAAAGAGAGCCAATTACACTAAAAGTAATTAATTGCACCCCAGTTGCAGGAACCCTCAAAGCATCTGCTGAGAGTCCACCTGTAAATGCTAGTGCTATATTTTCGTTAGAGACAGCAACAACAGGCTTAACCTATAAATGGACATTTTACGACGACACAAGTGGCACTATTGTAAAAGATGGTACTCAAACCGCTGCAACAGCATCACAATCCTATAGCGTACCTGGAAGCTATTTAGTAAGACTAGAGGTTACCGAGGCTAATGGTTGTACGACAAAGTTTGATAAAATAGTGAATGTAATTAATAGTTGTGTTGATTCCTATTCTCCAAATCGTAATGGCAGTATAAAAAGTCCTTATCCTTATGGAGATTATTCTGGTGTAATACTTAATAAATTAACCAATTTGTCATTTTACAGTTCGTCAGGAAGTACAAGCTTATCTTATCAATGGAATTTATTGGACTCTAATAATTTAGTAATAGCGTCTGGTAATCAAGCTATATTTCCTATTACTCTAACACTTGCAGGGGATTACAAAGTAACTTTGCGTGTTTCGGATGCTACGGGATGTTCTTCTTTTGTAAAAAATCTAAAGACTAGAGATGCCAATGCGTGTATTGTTCCTATTGACGAGCGTAATGGATATATCTCAGATGTTAATAATAGTAATAAACTTTTAGTTAATTCTGCAACTTCTATTGCACTTGTTCCTTCTGGTTACACTCCTTCTGGTTTTACCTATAAATGGGATTTTGTTAAACTAAATGGAGAGATAGTTCTTTCTGGTAATCAAGATACATTTTCTGTAACTCCTAATGAAATAGGGGATTATAAAATTAATTTGCAAATCAAGGATCCAAACGGTTGTACTACAGATTATACAAGAGATTATAAAGTTATGGATATATGTAGTTTTAGCGCGGATGATGAACAATTTTCGATTACTACATCAGATGAATATAATTTATCTAACACTTATTTTGTCCAAATAAATGAATCAAAAGATTTTTCCGCTAATGAGTATTCTGGAGCGAATATAGACAATTTTACTTTTAAATGGAGTTTGTTAAATCCGAGTGGAGAATTAGTAAGTACAAGTACAAATGATACATTTTCAGCAGCTTTTACGATTCCAGGTTATTATAGAATTGCATTAGAACTTATAAATAAAATCACTGGATGTAAAAGGCTTTCTGCTAAAGAAGTTGGTTGTTTAATAGGGAACAGTTGTACAGAATTGAATCCAAAATCAGTAGTGGTTAAAGATTTATTAAAAAATCTGATAAAAAAATTGCTTACAAGAACAATTAAAGGTGAAACAGACGCTCAAATCAATGCAAGTCCAACTTCTCCCGAATTTTTGGCACTTAAGCAGTATATAACAAAGGGTGTAGGAGATAATATATATAATTATAAATATTCAAAAAATGAAGTAAGTTCTGTTCGGCCATATGCAGAAACGATTGATTTTTCTTTCTCCCCAGATAGATTATCGGATATTCATCTTGACTTTTATTGGGGGATATCTAGTTATGCTACTTATGAATTAAGCGACGAGGAATTATCCAATAGATTGGATTATGATGTTTTTATTGATTTGACTCAGTATATATCGTCTAATGACTATCTTATTTCCTGTAGGGTAGATATGGGAGGGAAAAATGCACAATCTGCCGTACGTCCAAATGAATGTCGAGAAGAATCCGAAGTTCGCTATATTGATTTTTGCCCAACAGATTGTACTCTTGCAGAAGGAGCCCTAAAATCGACTCCACAAGTTCTAAATGCAAACGTAAATGCGAGTTTCTCTCTGGAAACGGTTGCAACAAATTTAACTTACGACTGGACTTTTTATAATTTAGACAATACTACAGCATTAGCTAAAGCGACAACTGCTCTTGCAACACAATCTTTCACTGCAGCAGGAAGATATCGCGTGGTCTTAAAGGTTAAGGATGACAAAGGTTGTGAGACTCCATTTGAAACTTTTACAACAGTGCTTCCAGCGTGTACACCTATAACAGGAGTTATTAAAATGAGTTCTGGAGTTACACCAACGCCAACACCAAATCCGACGCCAGTTCCAACACAATCGTATTGGTATCAAGCAGTGCATCCTATTAATCATTCTGGTACTGATTATGTAGTTTATATTGACGGCAATGGGATAAAACAAACCTATACATTAACTAGGACTGAATCTGGAGATAATGCTCCGTGTGCCGAAATTATTGCATCGAGTATAGTCAATCATTCAGGCGCAGTACCCTGTGTTTTGAGTTGCAATGAGTACGAAATTGCTGGAGGAACCAATGGTAGGACAGTATCTTTTACAAACTGCGATGGTATGAGCCAGACGGTTATTGTGCCAGCAGGAGATTCTTTACCAGTTTGCTCAAGAATGGTTATTGGCGGTGCAACTTTAATAGGTCCTTGTGATGCGGGTTCTGTGGTTACGCCAACGCCAACGCCAACCCCGACGCCTGCACCAACCGCACTAATTGGCTTCTCAAAAGTAGGTGTATCAGAAAGTTTTCCAGGTAATTTATACCCCAATGGTGGAAATTTCTTGTATGCTATAGGACACGCAGATATCCAATTGGATGGTTTAGGAATTGTAAAAGGGGATTCAGTTACAATAGAATTTCAATATTATTCTAGTTTTACACCAACTCATTATTATAATATAAGCTATCCAGGGATAAATAGCGCTTTTGTTCCATTACCACTTTACACACCTACAAGGATTACTATTGTTTATAATGGTATTGATAAAACTATTGGAATCAATCTTTTATCTCCATTTTCACAATTCTTAAAATCCAATAAATCTGGAACGGCATCGCTTAGTATTGTTTCTGTAAATGGTGCATCTATGCAAATTGATACAAATAATAATTCTTTACAATTAATATCTCCTGCAACAGCTGGTATTGGTGTTACTTTTAAAAAATAA